Within Bactrocera oleae isolate idBacOlea1 chromosome 6, idBacOlea1, whole genome shotgun sequence, the genomic segment catatgtttaaatatatatgcactcAAATACCGTTACTAACATTCCTTCAATGTTGTCTTATAATTACAGCAATGCCTTGGTTCGGCATGGATATCGGCGGTACACTTACAAAGCTAGTCTACTTTGAACCAAAGGATATAACACCCGATGAACAGGATCAAGAGGCTGAAATTCTACGAAATATACGTCGTTATTTAACCAAAAATTCCGCCTATGGCAAAACGGGGCATCGTGATACACATTTACAGGTGAGTACGTGAGTGAGCGGTAGTACTTTATTTTACCCCCTGTCATTTTCGCATAATAAgatatttacttagtatttagcGCCATATTATAGTCAAAATTGGTTGGCTGCTTCCGCTCAAagctaaaaatattactttctattgtattatttgaagtcattgacCATTGTGGACTGAGCTAGACTTACTTACATGTGCTCAAGCGTGTGTACTTTAGAGGTTTGTCATAAATTGAAGCCAAAACGtggaatttgatatttttttaaagtatcaaTATTATTGTGAAGGTTTCTCTTTGCATTGAATTCTTGGTTTACCTTTtctagaaaaataaattaaattgttgataataaatttgaataaaaattcgtGGAtaagtaccaaaaaaaatatctaaacaatattacaaaaaaaatttttaaatcaaaaaatacttaaaaaaaaaaaagtttttatataatataaaaaagtaaaaaaaaaaacttaaaaagatatatatgtatattaaaaaaaactttttttttaaataaaatttttttttgtgtaatgtaaagaaaagtaaaaaaggtttaaaaaatatatatgtatatttaaaaaaaaattaaaaatatatacattttataaaaactggatttgtagaaaataatatatgtatatacatatatttggaaTATTTAACTCAATCAAGCATCTACCAAGTCATAGTAATACAATGTTTAGTTACGCATATGAAACTTGGCGCACCCTGTATTATTAGTaccatacatgtacatatgtatgtaggtatgtatgtatatacatatatctactcatttaaaaattacataaagtAAATTAAACATTTGCTTCCGTGAAAgccgcaaatatttattttaataacttaaCTTTACTTAAACTCTAATtactcaattaaaaatatttatatactataattaTGTAATGCGTGTTTTTTCTTggctaatttttaaatttgtacagTCAATTTCCTAACAATTTGTtcgtatatttgttttttatttttttacactctCCACACGCATTCACATGCTAATTTAGCAAAtctctttgttgtttttgtgattaTTACTTTGTCTATTGACATTTACATTGCATTATATCATTAcgagtattatttattttttattgtgtttctATTAGTGACGCACGTGGAAatagttttttatgttttaacacCTAATGCCATGCCCATTAAgtggtgaaaaataaataaattggaagAAATTTGCTGACGGTAAATACAATAACCATTATAACCCTTGAGTTCAACGCATTTAGTCAagtgcttttaaatattatttatttatttcctaaGCTAAAGCAATCTTTTACTTTAGTAGCAGCAgaacttatataattttttaaaatttatttttacgttatattaatactattttataattttttttagggttataaggttttagtattttttcagttttgacATTTACGAATcacttataataaataatgctATAGGTGAGAACAAGTttacacaaaaaataataatgtaattgAATAATGTGCAAACTATCAGGTTTGACACGCTTCTTAccgaaaacattaaccaaaatgtgttgcgTTAAACCATAAGGGATGATAAACCCTTCGTGTCGTGAACAAGCAGCTGCCAAACACCTTGCTGAGAGCAAATTTGGTCTAAACCCTGCCTTcctttaaatacaatatatattttccgcTTTCGCGCATCTTTGAGTACCttcacataaatttatataccctatatacccACTTCGGCCATTAGTTATTTATTATGCGTAGTCTTTTAATTGTATACAGTGATCCAATAGTTATGCAAttccatatttacatatgtacatctatactatatgcaaatatacctatatgtatgtacagtcaTGAATTTTAAAATGCGTCTAGCACatttgcatacatttgtatgtatttgagtttaagtacatatatgaatgtatgtaattTCACTGTTACCaggcaattttaaatattttttcgtgtcCTATCCTCATCCACTATTAAcgtaattttgacatttttaaattattgacaTGTTCTATATATAACCAACCAGCttaaaaacgaccaaaattcTGGATGAAATTCAACTTAAAAAGAAAACGCcgcaattttgttaatttttgatgttttttttgCCCTTAGGTCATTATTCATTCAAAAATTTGActatgtattcttaaaatatgtataaacacacccttaaaatttttaaaccattGATAAAACAGTATATTTTCGCCTTTTTAGGCTGTCACGCTAAGTGTGCCTTAAGTTTTCCATTcaacaattcaaaaaaaaatcttgcaaaaattattattgtcaaCATCGAACCTTAGTTTAGCGCCTTTTTGGTTCTTTTGTGGCTCTGTTTCGAAAAGCTCACAAAAGCTCACTATTCTCTTCCGTATTTAGCAGTTTTCAAAATTAGTCTAATACTGTTATTAATTTACTTCCCTGTTAAATTTCGTCTTGTTGGCTCAAAATCTGGAATCCAACCCATTCCTTTGACTTTTAActcaatatttacttttaaagcTTAATTTCTTACGTCTTCGACATTACTTTGTGTAAAACAAGGCCCATTGTTatgattctttttttttttaatgaaacagTTGAAATCTATTTTGAAAAACCAATGTTACAGTATAGTAAGTAATTTGAAGAATattctgttaaatttttatggagAAATATTAACATATACGGCATTAGCAGCCATTACTCTGCAGCGATTCGGATAAAAGTTGAATTGCGGTGCCCCGCATTAAACGCTGCTAGAACAActgaaatcaaaaaatcaaaattatatcgtTAGGTAATCGCTTTGTCCAGATAAGTCTGGTgggtttttcgaaatttcaatttttaacatttttaggaAACCATGAGGGAAAAACCGCAAAAAAAATTCGgttgattttttattgttaaatggtttgaaaaatttcaaaaaaatcactTTACAGGAAATGCTATTTGAATgaacaatattaatttaaaaaaagctttgtTGATTCCATTAAACTTGCATACCTACACAATTATATActgtatgcatatttatacttatatttacacacatactcacCATTTGCTAAACATATTCGAAGCTGCAATACAATCATCAAATTTATGTATATCGGTCAACTTCCGTCGTGCGATGCTGAACTTAACAATTTTAAGCTTGAAAGAAAAAGCTCAGCTCTTGGCTAATCAGAAGCCACAATCTCTTATTGATTTATGCATTGCATTAATTTGAATTAAGTGTTCATTATACCTAAGCTCATGCGCGCTGCTTCGAAACAACGCAAAATGCACATAcgtgagtgtgtatgtatataggtgtcCAAACGCGCATagaatgtatgaaaattttaactacaccagtgtttttgttttttgtattgcaTTTCTGCTCCAATGTCAGCACTTGACCTTGCACAGTGCAACCGAATGACACTTTACACAACGcttgtaaaacaaaacaaaaagaagagcaaaaaaaaaatgaatgaactcttataaaaatacttatccCTTTCCTTTTTTCAGATGGACAACGTTGAGATACGTAAACGCCGTGGCTCATTGCATTTCATCCGCTTCCAAACCACTGACATGAGCAATTTCCTCCTGTTGGCCAAACAAAAGGGCATGGCCGAACTGGTGACCACCGTTTGTGCAACGGGTGGTGGTGCATTCAAATTTGAGAATGAATTCCGGCAGGTGAGTGTAAACAAAAAAGAGTAGTTTttgctacaataacaacatataCTAACTTTCCATTAGCTTAACAATATCTACGATTCTTgctttgacattttttaaataatattacaaaatgtttaataatattacatttttttaatacaattaaatttttttattctctccTCTGCAGCAAGTCAATATGAAACTCGCCAAATTCGATGAACTCGACACGCTCATCAAAGGCATACTCTTTGCCGAGGTACAAAATCCCACAGAGTGCTATTTCTATGAGAATGCCCGTGATATTATGTGAGTAGTCAGTATTATTTCtgctttgattttttattttaattattttcatcttTATTTTTGTCTTGCAGGAAAAGTGAAAAACGCGCTTTTGATTTCTCCAAACCATATCCCTTCATATTGGTTAACGTCGGCTCGGGTGTGTCGATATTGGCTGTTTATGGACCAGACAATTACAAGCGTGTCTCAGGCACAAGGTACTTGAgtcgttattattattattttgacattattATAAGTTGAATTATCAACAATATagaatatttgcaaaataagtatgtatgtgtatatacatatatagtaaagatatttattcaagttttcgattaaaaaaattaaataagaagaaaacgtcggagacgccTATAGTATGTATGGTAGATAATACCatcacgaaattttacatgaaATATTGTCAAAGACAAgactacaatctccaaacatacctgtgttgttcagatcggagcactatTAAAATTAGAGCGTCATCGATGCTTTTCTTTCCCTGCAAAAAATTTTTAGCGtaattcttttcatatttttgaagTTAAAATAAGATAACTTCCGAAATGAGAAAGCAGCAGGTCAATACAAAAATCATTTCATACGTTAatcaaaattacatatttttatggtTGATTATAtgctcaaaacaaaaaaaaatgtattaataattgtatatttttttattactgtttACAGTTTGGGCGGTGGTACATTCCTTGGCCTATGTTGCCTACTAACCGGCTGCAACTCATTCGAGGAGGCTATACAGCTTGCAACAAAGGGTGACAATCGTAAAGTGGATAAACTGGTGCGTGATATTTATGGCGGTGATTATGATCGATTTGGCTTAACGGGAGATTTAGTGGCATCaaggtatacaaaaaaaaaaaaaacaaagcgcgCTTTCATAGACAATACTAATTTTTAACTCATTGCTATTTATTCATAGTTTTGGACAAATGCACATTAAGGATAAACGTTCGTCAGTGTCGCGTGAGGATTTGGCCAATGCCACACTAGTAACAATTACCAATAATATTGGTTCAATTGCACGCATGTGTGCACTGAATGAGAAAATGGACAAGGTAAGATTATGCCCTGAACAGTGTATTTTCAGTTTCTAACAAAAGCCAAAAagtaacgtcggagaccttataaaatatatgtatatagccatGTCCGTATATTCTCTATTTACGCAAACTATgccctcagtttttaaaatatcgctctgaaattttgcacgcgtccttttctccccaaggagCTGCTAATTTCTCAGAACCGgcgatatcggatcactgtagcatataactgccatacacactgTACGACGCAAATCGAGTTCttttaaggaaaacttttttatttgacaagatatcttcacgaaatgtcGCATGAATTGTTACCCAAAGCAATTATACTATATCCGAATTTATTTTGTAGATCGGACCTCTATATcagatagctgtcatacaaactgaacgattcaaatccagttcttgtatggaaaagttttttatttgacgagctatcttcacgaaatttatcaTGGAATATTTTCCATGGTAACGGTGCCATCTACGAACAAATTGTGcagttcggaccactatagcatatagctgtcatacaaaccgacTGATCAAAATTAGGTTCTGTTATGGAAAGTTTcttatttgtgaaggttattctagcttcggtgcaaccgaagttaacattttttcttgtttttcatttgtttgCAGCTTAAACTAGTAAATTTGACTTAGCAACTAAATTTATGCTCTTATTTTTCTtctgtattttatatttaggtCGTATTTGTGGGCAACTTTTTACGTGTAAAtccgatttcaatgaaattactTGCCTATGCCATGGAATTCTGGTCAAATGGCACACTCAAGGCGCTCTTCCTCGAACACGAAGGCTATTTCGGTGCATTAGGTTGTCTTTTGCAGTTCAATGGTGAAATTGCGGCCGCTTTGAATGAGACTACAGAAACGtcacaacaaacacaaaaaaccgaAACGACAGCCGAGAATATTTCAAGTAGCATAAATTCCACAACTTCGCCACACAGTAATAATACCAATAATAGCGATAGTTGAAGTACGGCGACTGCTgctaatatgtattttttttagttcgtagctcaaaaaaaatgttaatagaaAAAGAACTAAAAACGAATAATACAACAAATGCTTGAAAGTAACAAAATACAAGTATGAACATGTCCTAACGAAAAAGACAAGACACAAGCAAGCAAAATcataatcaaaataaagttaattaataatacatttttttatgtgttagaataaaaaagcaaaaatatgtatgtagtttttacgtatgtatgtatatttaattaataaaagaaaacaacaacaataaagaactaaattaaaataagttgGTAAAGAGCAGACACACACGTCCATAAGctgaatatttaatttgtatatagattacaacaaaaaacttaGGAGCAAAGTCCAACAATCGACGCGGGGCgtctatttaataaaaaaaactaaagaaataaataaattttcaacgaattattaataaaaatcactcaatatttatgcacataaagTAAAGCTTAAATGCGCaaacatttattgttgttacaaAAACACACATGCTTTGTAAAATACAGGGGCCGGATTTTcagcgtatttttttttttttattcaaaacacGTTTTTTcctattattaaatgaaatgcacacaatttaaacttaaaacttaatagTAACTATTGATAAAgttattaagtaaaaaatatacatataatacttaaGAGAAAAATTGCGCAAATGGCATTaataagtaatattaaaaagattaaaattaCTTATAATTAAACTAGATAATTAAtgagttataaaaaaattaagcaagcagttgtgtataaaaaaatgGTTGGTCAAGCAATTCACAGACTTTAAGCGCAAAAAATGTATGTTGAAGGTACAAGCCTGAAAAACTGTtgaatgtttttaataaaattattttatatacataaattgcagagttttgaaacaatttattaattgcatataattttttaaaagcatttttttttttttaatgttgagGAGAAGATATATtgttttaacttaaatttttttgttcaatactTGTAGCGAAATTTCAACATTAAATATTGCTGAAGACGAgggataaaaaatttttttttgacaaatctattgtaataatatgTAAGCCACTTAATATAGATTACTTTTTTCAGTGTAGAGAAGATTTTCTCATAGTATATACTTACAAGCAATTTCTTTTAGTGTAAATGATCACTGCAGCTCaatagtatataaaattgtCTTCTCAGACCAAACACAGTTAGGTACTAGGTATCGTGATATTGccagaaattttaaaaagaattgAAATGTAATTACTATTTAagcgttgttgttttttttttttttgttaattttaatgaattattaTTAGTCTAAAgtctaaaaatactttttcccTGTTTGTTGCTAATTGTCTGGCTTTCGACTTTATTATCGTGGTGTACTTATACCCAATATAAATatggtatgtttgtatgtatgattAACTGAGGTAGTGATTAAGCAATTAAAAGAAGAGGTATGCAGTGACTAACCCATTAAATTTATGGCaggcataaacatatatatgtacacatgtatgttaggttgaattgttgttttttaattgttaagaAAATAAGAATTCACGTTAatttcagttgcaccgaagcaacccttcataaataaaaaagtttttcatacaagaacttgattttgttcagtcggtttgtatggcagctgtatgctataatgatccgatctgaacaagttTTTCGGCGATTGTGCAGTttccttggacaataatccatgtcataTTTCGTGACgctatattgtcaaataaaaaagtttttcatataaaaacttgatttttatcgttcagtttgtaagatAGCTATATacatgctttagtggtccgatatcggtgaatCTGCCAAATAGGCTGTTTCTTGCAGAGAAAATTtcgtgtgcaaagttttagatcgatatctcaaaaacgaaGGGACTAGCTCGCGTATAT encodes:
- the fbl gene encoding pantothenate kinase 3 isoform X2, with protein sequence MQDEKMLRSQLAKGKHLKTMPWFGMDIGGTLTKLVYFEPKDITPDEQDQEAEILRNIRRYLTKNSAYGKTGHRDTHLQMDNVEIRKRRGSLHFIRFQTTDMSNFLLLAKQKGMAELVTTVCATGGGAFKFENEFRQQVNMKLAKFDELDTLIKGILFAEVQNPTECYFYENARDIMKSEKRAFDFSKPYPFILVNVGSGVSILAVYGPDNYKRVSGTSLGGGTFLGLCCLLTGCNSFEEAIQLATKGDNRKVDKLVRDIYGGDYDRFGLTGDLVASSFGQMHIKDKRSSVSREDLANATLVTITNNIGSIARMCALNEKMDKVVFVGNFLRVNPISMKLLAYAMEFWSNGTLKALFLEHEGYFGALGCLLQFNGEIAAALNETTETSQQTQKTETTAENISSSINSTTSPHSNNTNNSDS
- the fbl gene encoding pantothenate kinase 3 isoform X4; the protein is MQDEKMLRSQLAKAMPWFGMDIGGTLTKLVYFEPKDITPDEQDQEAEILRNIRRYLTKNSAYGKTGHRDTHLQMDNVEIRKRRGSLHFIRFQTTDMSNFLLLAKQKGMAELVTTVCATGGGAFKFENEFRQQVNMKLAKFDELDTLIKGILFAEVQNPTECYFYENARDIMKSEKRAFDFSKPYPFILVNVGSGVSILAVYGPDNYKRVSGTSLGGGTFLGLCCLLTGCNSFEEAIQLATKGDNRKVDKLVRDIYGGDYDRFGLTGDLVASSFGQMHIKDKRSSVSREDLANATLVTITNNIGSIARMCALNEKMDKVVFVGNFLRVNPISMKLLAYAMEFWSNGTLKALFLEHEGYFGALGCLLQFNGEIAAALNETTETSQQTQKTETTAENISSSINSTTSPHSNNTNNSDS
- the fbl gene encoding pantothenate kinase 3 isoform X1, whose protein sequence is MKVPAKDSKYSINLKIFKLQNYSTAPKMCGGSDKKSPSPTNSTAPAVLTKRNSWRASWKFSAAKQQQKQQLSESTQQPECECDAELPADKSNHLDSNNDSSIAADNRSQHWADALERISTPPNVECENGPAAQQLNRELDEFMSMPWFGMDIGGTLTKLVYFEPKDITPDEQDQEAEILRNIRRYLTKNSAYGKTGHRDTHLQMDNVEIRKRRGSLHFIRFQTTDMSNFLLLAKQKGMAELVTTVCATGGGAFKFENEFRQQVNMKLAKFDELDTLIKGILFAEVQNPTECYFYENARDIMKSEKRAFDFSKPYPFILVNVGSGVSILAVYGPDNYKRVSGTSLGGGTFLGLCCLLTGCNSFEEAIQLATKGDNRKVDKLVRDIYGGDYDRFGLTGDLVASSFGQMHIKDKRSSVSREDLANATLVTITNNIGSIARMCALNEKMDKVVFVGNFLRVNPISMKLLAYAMEFWSNGTLKALFLEHEGYFGALGCLLQFNGEIAAALNETTETSQQTQKTETTAENISSSINSTTSPHSNNTNNSDS
- the fbl gene encoding pantothenate kinase 3 isoform X3, which encodes MHLEAALELLRTGDYSMPWFGMDIGGTLTKLVYFEPKDITPDEQDQEAEILRNIRRYLTKNSAYGKTGHRDTHLQMDNVEIRKRRGSLHFIRFQTTDMSNFLLLAKQKGMAELVTTVCATGGGAFKFENEFRQQVNMKLAKFDELDTLIKGILFAEVQNPTECYFYENARDIMKSEKRAFDFSKPYPFILVNVGSGVSILAVYGPDNYKRVSGTSLGGGTFLGLCCLLTGCNSFEEAIQLATKGDNRKVDKLVRDIYGGDYDRFGLTGDLVASSFGQMHIKDKRSSVSREDLANATLVTITNNIGSIARMCALNEKMDKVVFVGNFLRVNPISMKLLAYAMEFWSNGTLKALFLEHEGYFGALGCLLQFNGEIAAALNETTETSQQTQKTETTAENISSSINSTTSPHSNNTNNSDS
- the fbl gene encoding pantothenate kinase 3 isoform X5, encoding MHLEAALELLRTAMPWFGMDIGGTLTKLVYFEPKDITPDEQDQEAEILRNIRRYLTKNSAYGKTGHRDTHLQMDNVEIRKRRGSLHFIRFQTTDMSNFLLLAKQKGMAELVTTVCATGGGAFKFENEFRQQVNMKLAKFDELDTLIKGILFAEVQNPTECYFYENARDIMKSEKRAFDFSKPYPFILVNVGSGVSILAVYGPDNYKRVSGTSLGGGTFLGLCCLLTGCNSFEEAIQLATKGDNRKVDKLVRDIYGGDYDRFGLTGDLVASSFGQMHIKDKRSSVSREDLANATLVTITNNIGSIARMCALNEKMDKVVFVGNFLRVNPISMKLLAYAMEFWSNGTLKALFLEHEGYFGALGCLLQFNGEIAAALNETTETSQQTQKTETTAENISSSINSTTSPHSNNTNNSDS